In one Tindallia magadiensis genomic region, the following are encoded:
- the istB gene encoding IS21-like element helper ATPase IstB: MKGKKDIIALYAKQLRIPSFCQYQEVLRQSDQPGYEEFLLTMMKQELESRRVNQEKRRIKAAGFPHPKTMEELELKRLCHAEDAFIHELASCDYIRNRQNIVMIGNSGGGKSHLSIVLGLKACQAGFRVKFFTAATLATMLVEAKDQRELQKLEKQLQKTELVIIDELSYLSFNRHQSELLFKVISDRAEKSSVIISSNLEFSRWTELFENPTLITALVDRLTFRSHILNMNNPSYRMEQG; the protein is encoded by the coding sequence ATGAAGGGAAAAAAAGATATCATCGCCCTGTATGCCAAGCAACTTCGGATCCCAAGCTTTTGCCAGTATCAGGAAGTACTGCGTCAAAGTGATCAGCCAGGGTATGAAGAATTCCTCTTGACCATGATGAAACAAGAACTGGAATCCCGTCGAGTCAATCAGGAAAAACGTCGCATCAAAGCAGCTGGATTCCCCCATCCCAAAACCATGGAAGAACTGGAATTAAAACGACTATGCCACGCGGAAGACGCCTTTATCCATGAATTAGCCTCTTGCGACTACATCCGAAACCGACAAAACATTGTTATGATCGGCAACTCAGGAGGAGGAAAATCGCATCTAAGTATTGTACTTGGACTGAAAGCCTGCCAAGCTGGCTTTCGGGTCAAATTCTTCACAGCTGCCACCCTGGCTACCATGCTGGTGGAAGCAAAAGATCAACGAGAACTGCAAAAACTGGAAAAACAACTTCAAAAAACTGAACTAGTGATCATAGACGAACTTTCCTATCTGAGCTTCAACCGCCATCAATCCGAACTTCTTTTCAAGGTCATCTCCGACCGGGCGGAAAAAAGCAGTGTGATTATCAGCAGCAATCTTGAATTTTCAAGGTGGACAGAACTCTTTGAAAACCCTACACTAATCACTGCCTTAGTGGATCGTCTCACCTTTCGATCCCATATCCTTAACATGAACAACCCATCCTACCGAATGGAACAAGGATGA
- a CDS encoding Mu transposase domain-containing protein, whose protein sequence is MEGHVDAFTHFNGISGKVIFDNARVGVKEGFGLYAKPQAGYQALSAHYAFKTHFTNINSGNEKSLVENLVGWSRRNLMVPIPRVDSIDELNELLIAGCLEYRQHKIQGRSQTVGEQSIADCHALIKLPEYTFDTSRTVSPRVYDDSTFQFDRNRYSVPVKLVGRQISVKAFGNEIACYYNADKVATHQRSYERGEILYQLEHYLPLLEQKPRSVYHAKPIRRSEAMALLDWGRTFPNGAKDTVKLLVLSVEYGVNRLLTIRDQLPTGIQPTIELVRSELSPPVEPIPSLATEISVHPVDLKAYDRKFKVVGQ, encoded by the coding sequence TTGGAAGGCCATGTGGATGCCTTTACCCACTTTAACGGCATCTCCGGAAAAGTCATTTTTGATAATGCACGTGTCGGGGTAAAAGAAGGCTTTGGCCTGTATGCCAAACCACAGGCCGGCTACCAAGCACTCAGTGCCCATTATGCCTTCAAGACACATTTTACCAACATTAACAGCGGTAACGAAAAATCTCTAGTTGAAAACCTGGTGGGCTGGTCCAGACGCAACCTCATGGTCCCCATCCCACGAGTGGACAGCATTGATGAACTCAATGAGCTTTTGATCGCAGGCTGCCTGGAATACCGTCAACACAAAATACAGGGCCGAAGCCAAACTGTAGGAGAACAATCCATCGCGGACTGCCATGCCTTGATCAAATTACCCGAATACACCTTTGACACCAGTAGAACCGTCAGTCCACGAGTGTATGATGACAGCACGTTCCAGTTTGACCGAAACCGTTATTCTGTTCCAGTCAAGTTGGTGGGTCGTCAGATCAGCGTCAAAGCATTTGGTAACGAAATTGCCTGCTATTACAACGCCGATAAAGTCGCTACCCATCAACGAAGCTATGAGCGAGGAGAGATTTTGTATCAGCTGGAGCACTACCTGCCCCTGTTGGAACAAAAGCCCCGATCTGTGTACCACGCAAAACCCATTCGCCGATCCGAAGCAATGGCCCTCCTTGATTGGGGAAGAACTTTCCCCAACGGTGCCAAAGACACCGTTAAACTACTGGTATTAAGCGTTGAATATGGAGTTAACCGCCTGCTGACCATCCGCGACCAACTGCCAACAGGTATTCAGCCGACCATAGAACTGGTGAGAAGCGAGTTAAGTCCACCTGTGGAACCCATTCCAAGCCTTGCCACTGAAATCTCCGTTCATCCTGTGGACCTTAAAGCGTATGACCGCAAATTCAAGGTGGTGGGGCAATGA
- a CDS encoding winged helix-turn-helix transcriptional regulator: protein MIVDVELYGQIRKMHTHENISQREIARRLGISRNTVKKYCDGNHVPWERKPYERPATVVTETVLDFIQDCLKQDETEGLKKQRHTARRIYHRLKKEKGYTGSESAIRNIVKEMRPKYKEAFMPLEFDLGEAAQVDWGEGTIYLKGIKVKVQLFCYRLCNSADIFVKRFHR from the coding sequence GTGATCGTGGACGTGGAATTATATGGCCAAATACGAAAAATGCATACCCATGAGAACATCAGCCAGCGAGAAATAGCCCGCAGACTGGGTATTTCAAGAAACACGGTTAAAAAATACTGCGACGGCAACCATGTACCCTGGGAGAGAAAACCCTACGAACGACCAGCCACCGTGGTGACAGAGACAGTTCTTGATTTCATTCAAGATTGCCTGAAGCAGGACGAAACAGAAGGATTGAAAAAACAACGTCATACTGCCAGGCGGATTTATCACCGCTTGAAGAAAGAAAAAGGATATACCGGTAGCGAATCCGCTATTCGTAACATCGTCAAGGAGATGAGACCCAAGTACAAAGAAGCCTTTATGCCCCTGGAGTTCGATCTTGGTGAAGCCGCTCAAGTGGACTGGGGTGAAGGAACCATCTACCTGAAAGGCATCAAAGTAAAAGTTCAATTGTTCTGCTATCGATTATGCAACAGTGCAGATATATTTGTTAAAAGGTTCCATCGCTAA
- the istA gene encoding IS21 family transposase, which yields MIRLVQKQEIILKHFREGKSQRDINRETGISRKTIRKYIRKYEEQKQAILDGDLEDKEVIHDFIAAPKYDSSNRVRKKLTDEIIDRIHFFIRENEKKKSTGRSKQQKKKIDIYECLIEEGHDISYSTVCNYIRKYTETSKEAHVRQEYQPGEICEFDWGYVHLTIDGKPKVIQMAAFTGAKGNYRYANLYHNQKMENFLDVHVKFFNEIKGVYQTVVYDNMKVAVKRFVSRTQKEATEDLLKLSLYYGFRYRFCNVCKGNEKGHVERSIEYIRRKAFSKRDTFDSLEQANQYLKETLEKLNARPTEYNEEKSPADILEEEKPYLLEWMPSYDTARTCELRVNKYAVVSIDENKYSVPDDLVGRFVFAKIYPEKILLYHQEKLIAEHRRSYGAHTWSINIHHYLNTIKKKPGSLHSSTAMQQMNPTLQSIYHTHYTENPKDFIDLLELIGEKGLEKIQSVIQELEKLNPTSVNTEKIKMLCQRKDPEGKSLNQERTTEIEEKSKIILNHYGHLLKPSCVAFHKEAKII from the coding sequence ATGATCCGTTTAGTGCAAAAACAAGAAATCATATTAAAACATTTTAGAGAAGGGAAATCACAAAGAGATATTAACAGAGAAACTGGTATTTCCCGAAAAACGATTCGGAAGTATATTCGAAAATACGAGGAGCAAAAACAAGCAATTCTTGATGGAGATCTGGAGGATAAGGAAGTCATTCATGATTTTATCGCAGCCCCTAAATATGATAGCAGCAATCGGGTGCGAAAGAAGTTAACGGATGAAATCATCGATCGTATTCATTTTTTCATAAGAGAGAACGAAAAGAAAAAATCAACAGGAAGGAGCAAACAACAGAAGAAAAAAATTGATATTTATGAGTGTTTAATAGAGGAAGGGCATGACATTAGCTATTCGACTGTTTGTAATTACATTAGAAAATATACGGAGACTTCCAAGGAGGCGCATGTCAGGCAGGAATATCAGCCAGGAGAAATCTGCGAATTTGATTGGGGTTATGTACACTTAACGATTGACGGGAAACCAAAAGTGATTCAAATGGCGGCTTTTACCGGTGCAAAAGGCAATTATCGGTATGCGAATTTGTATCACAACCAAAAAATGGAAAACTTTTTAGACGTTCATGTGAAATTCTTTAATGAGATTAAAGGAGTTTACCAGACAGTGGTTTATGACAACATGAAGGTGGCAGTCAAAAGGTTTGTCAGTAGAACCCAAAAGGAAGCGACGGAAGATCTGCTAAAGTTATCCCTGTATTATGGCTTTCGCTATCGATTTTGCAATGTTTGTAAAGGAAACGAAAAAGGGCACGTTGAGAGAAGCATTGAATACATTAGAAGAAAAGCTTTCAGTAAACGGGATACATTTGACAGTCTGGAGCAGGCGAATCAGTATCTTAAGGAGACATTGGAAAAACTCAATGCTCGACCAACAGAATACAACGAGGAGAAAAGTCCGGCAGATATCTTGGAGGAAGAAAAACCCTATCTGCTTGAATGGATGCCAAGCTATGATACCGCAAGAACTTGCGAATTGAGAGTCAATAAATATGCGGTAGTTAGTATCGACGAAAACAAATACTCTGTACCTGACGACTTGGTAGGCCGGTTTGTTTTTGCCAAAATATATCCAGAAAAAATATTGCTGTATCATCAGGAAAAGCTAATAGCCGAACATAGGCGAAGCTATGGTGCACATACCTGGAGTATCAATATTCATCATTACCTCAACACCATAAAAAAGAAGCCTGGGTCCCTTCATTCGAGCACAGCCATGCAACAAATGAACCCCACGCTTCAATCCATATACCATACTCATTATACCGAAAATCCTAAGGATTTCATAGACCTATTAGAGCTGATTGGTGAAAAAGGTTTAGAAAAAATTCAAAGCGTCATCCAAGAACTGGAAAAACTTAATCCAACAAGCGTCAATACAGAAAAAATCAAAATGCTTTGTCAGCGAAAAGATCCAGAAGGTAAGTCACTAAACCAGGAAAGGACCACAGAGATAGAGGAAAAATCAAAGATCATCTTAAACCACTATGGTCATCTTCTAAAGCCTTCCTGTGTCGCCTTTCATAAGGAGGCGAAAATCATATGA